A genomic window from Motacilla alba alba isolate MOTALB_02 chromosome 2, Motacilla_alba_V1.0_pri, whole genome shotgun sequence includes:
- the NKTR gene encoding NK-tumor recognition protein isoform X5 yields the protein MGVQDRPQCFFEIEINREPVGRIMFQLFSDICPKTCKNFLCLCSGEKGIGKTTGKKLCYKGTTFHRVVKNFMIQGGDFSEGNGKGGESIYGGYFKDENFILKHDRAFLLSMANRGKHTNGSQFFITTKPAPHLDGVHVVFGLVISGFEVIEQIENLKTDTASRPYADVRVIDCGVLLTSSAKDALEKKKKVCSDSEASESSSSASSSSESSSESEAENERSRRKKRKRRAKTKQSRKRRKEERKKEDPSSLSDKSDVADKVDLSTKRDKPVVRPEEIPPVPENRFLLRRDVPVVNVEPEPKLLDAAPVLTDQKPSVSKSGRKIKGRGTIRYHTPPRSRSCSESDDEESSETPPHWKEEMQRLRTYRAPSGEKWSKGDKLSDPCTSRWDERSASRRSRSWSHNGYADLSTVRYSSHHKKHRKEKKKVKHKKKSKKQKHFKKHKQTKKKKTSASSDVESSHSFHRRTKSSCDRERKSRSSSLSSRRSSRRDWSKSDKEDQSLSSLSSRGSRSYYRSRSRSRSKSRSYTRRSSRSRSASKSSRSRSRSRSSSNPRQQKTVPSSPRNISARLNDTKLTKTAEPVRAVMLPSDKVIVPPVVPENLPVIPLSDSPPPSRWKPGQKPWKPSYERIQEMKAKTTHLIPTQTNYNLVVIKEANTSSSYRKQERSSESDRSGYSKGRSDRSSESWPRSRSRSSRSRSYSRSYSRSRSPSSSRTKSPSSGRSPSPSKYRSDRSGYSESTSDYSLSDEDRRRNKRKSTSSDPKARGLKLRQEASSDSTLPYKHPKDYDESSQGLKESDSLSSSDFSSDSERSAKAKAVQEKEGRFPLEGDAEKQDKNSLSSERGEEKAKGERDSDLSKKKAAKEKCSEQPRGGAKTKRKSYSGSKWDSESNSERGEAKHNRGDSRPSSGKEEGEATSGSDTELSVTKRIKKQSNSSEGIVGSDCAWKTSKRLSSSESESSCSSSADTRSKLKKHKHGLKKTPKKSHSKKAKEKSKGKKEKKHKVQKRKEMFHWQPPLEFGEEEDDEINEKPVTKDDKKEKQLSRDIKDKKQVYEKDEIITDKMGNGEKSCVNENLLDKNTTCGASPDRSNLNKEPIETSTSTGILNSGINVAVCKSEIKQAEENNQNGLEDVIQTDDNMEICTPDRNSPGKVDVDVLSPVILTAKPLNAGVKKELQVETPEQDAVKLGNNIRDFINVKEEKETGRQENNSAPVSGAKDCSSKSDISENTPSNMVDNKWKPLQGVGNLKPTTISTTTEVKNVPSAPEPKPAGLRIEIKAKNKVRPGSLFDEVRKTARLNRRPRNQESSSEEESPSRDDNSPSRSLSRSRSKSESKSRHRTRSISYSHSRSRSRSSTYSYRSRSYSRSRSRGWYSRDRSRSRSSSYHSYKSRSRSYSRSRSRSSSYGHHSRSSRSYTYDSYYSRSRSRSKRSDSYRRSRSYDRRSRSYGSDSDSDRSYSNNRSPSESSRYS from the exons ttgGTCGAATTATGTTTCAGCTCTTCTCAGACATTTGTCCAAAGACTTGTAAGAACTTCCTTTGCTTGTGCTCGG GTGAAAAAGGAATTGGCAAAACCACTGGGAAGAAGCTGTGCTACAAAGGCACCACATTCCATCGTGTGGTTAAAAACTTCATGATTCAGGGTGGGGACTTCAGTGAAG GTAATGGAAAAGGAGGTGAATCTATTTATGGTGGCTATTTCAAAG aTGAAAACTTTATTCTCAAACATGACAGAGCGTTCCTTTTGTCAATGGCAAACCGAGGGAAACATACCAATGGTTCCCAATTTTTCAT aacaacaaaacctGCTCCTCATCTCGATGG CGTGCACGTTGTCTTTGGACTGGTTATTTCTGGCTTTGAAGTCATAGAGCAGATAGAAAATCTCAAAACCGATACTGCCAGCAGGCCCTACGCAGACGTGCGAGTCATTGACTGCGGGGTGCTGCTCACCAGCTCAGCTAAGGATG CtttggagaagaagaagaaagtttgCTCTGACTCAGAAGCCTCAGAGTCCTCTTCCAGTGCATCCAGCTCTTCAGAATCCTCATCTGAGAGTGAGGCTGAGAatgaaaggagcaggaggaaaaagaggaaaagaagagctAAAACCAAACAGTCCAGGAAAcgaaggaaggaggagaggaagaaggaggatCCAAG CAGCCTTTCTGACAAGAGCGATGTCGCAGACAAAGTCGACCTTAGCACCAAGCGGGACAAGCCCGTGGTACGTCCTGAAGAAATCCCCCCAGTGcctgaaaatagatttttgctCAGAAGAGATGTGCCTGTTGTCAATGTAGAGCCTGAACC GAAGCTTCTTGATGCTGCACCAGTTCTGACTGACCAGAAACCATCAGTCTCTAAGTCTGGACGAAAAATTAAAGGAAGAGGCACAATA CGCTATCACACCCCGCCGCGGTCGCGCTCCTGCTCCGAGTCAGACGATGAGGAGAGCAGCGAGACCCCTCCCCACTGGAAGGAGGAGATGCAGAGACTGCGGACGTACCGAGCACCCAGCGGGGAGAAGTGGAGCAAAGGAGACAA gttGAGTGACCCCTGTACCAGCAGGTGGGATGAGAGGAGTGCATCCCGGAGATCCAGGTCTTGGTCCCATAACGGTTATGCTGATCTAAGCACTGTGAGATACTCCAGCCATCACAAGAAgcacaggaaagagaagaagaaggtgaagcataaaaagaaatctaaaaagcagaaacatttcaagaagcacaagcaaacaaagaaaaagaaaacatcagccTCATCAGATGTAGAATCCTCACATTCCTTCCACAGGAGGACAAAATCATCTTGTGATCGTGAGAGGAAATCTCGTTCTTCCTCATTGTCTTCCAGGCGTTCATCCAGGAGAGACTGGTCTAAATCTGATAAGGAAGACCAGAGCTTGTCATCTTTATCAAGCAGAGGATCTCGATCGTACTACAGGTCCAGATCCAGGTCTAGATCTAAATCAAGATCTTACACCAGAAGAAGTTCTAGATCAAGATCAGCCTCTAAATCATCACGATCTCGAAGTAGGTCACGGTCAAGTTCTAACCCCAGGCAGCAAAAGACTGTTCCCAGTTCTCCACGAAATATTTCAGCACGGTTAAATGACACTAAGCTGACCAAGACTGCTGAGCCTGTCCGAGCAGtgatgctgcccagtgacaaaGTTATCGTGCCACCAGTTGTCCCAGAAAACCTCCCTGTCATACCCTTAAGTGACAGTCCCCCACCTTCAAGGTGGAAACCTGGGCAGAAACCGTGGAAGCCATCGTATGAGCGAATTCAGGAGATGAAAGCTAAAACAACCCACTTAATTCCCACCCAAACTAATTACAATTTAGTGGTCATTAAGGAGGCCAACACTTCTTCCTCCTATCgcaagcaggagaggagctccGAGAGCGATCGGAGCGGTTATTCCAAAGGCCGCAGCGACAGGAGCTCGGAGAGCTGGCCGAGGTCCAGGAGCAGGTCCTCTCGAAGCCGCTCCTACTCGAGATCTTACTCAAGGTCTAGAAGCCCGTCGAGCTCGAGGACAAAATCTCCTTCTTCTGGCCGGTCACCGTCCCCGAGTAAATACCGCAGTGACAGGTCGGGGTACAGCGAGTCCACGTCTGACTATTCCCTCAGCGATGAGGACAGGCGCAGGAACAAAAGGAAATCCACATCCAGCGATCCCAAAGCTCGGGGCCTCAAACTGAGGCAGGAAGCGAGCTCTGATAGCACTTTGCCTTACAAGCATCCAAAGGACTACGATGAGTCTTCCCAAGGGTTGAAGGAGAGTGACAGTTTGTCATCCTCAGACTTCTCCTCCGACAGCGAGCGCTCCGCCAAAGCCAAAGCGGTCCAAGAAAAAGAAGGCCGCTTTCCGTTAGAAGGGGATGCTGAGAAACAGGATAAAAATAGCTTAAGTTCTgagagaggggaggagaaagcCAAGGGTGAGCGGGATTCTGATCTCTCCAAAAAGAAAGCAGCTAAGGAGAAATGCTCGGAGCAGCCCAGAGGCGGTGCAAAAACGAAACGCAAATCCTACTCAGGTAGCAAATGGGACTCGGAGTCAAACTCTGAAAGAGGAGAGGCAAAGCATAACAGGGGGGATTCCAGACCCTCCTCTGGGAAAGAAGAAGGAGAGGCCACCTCAGGGTCTGACACGGAGCTTAGTGTTAccaaaaggataaaaaaacaATCCAATTCCTCAGAGGGCATTGTGGGTTCTGACTGCGCATGGAAGACGAGCAAACGGTTGTCATCTTCTGAGTCTGAGAGTTCTTGTTCTAGCTCAGCAGACACTCGAAGCAAGttgaaaaaacacaaacatgGGTTGAAAAAGACTCCTAAAAAATCACAttccaaaaaagcaaaagaaaaatcgaaaggcaaaaaggagaaaaaacacaaagtccagaaaagaaaagaaatgtttcattggCAGCCCCCCCTTGAGTttggagaagaagaagatgatgaGATAAATGAAAAGCCGGTTACCAAGgatgataaaaaagaaaagcagcttagCAGGGACATAAAGGATAAAAAACAAGTTTATGAAAAGGATGAAATAATCACAGATAAAATGGGGAATGGTGAAAAGTCATGTGTGAATGAAAACCTTTTAGATAAAAACACCACATGTGGGGCCTCGCCAGATCGCAGCAACCTTAATAAAGAGCCCATTGAAACAAGCACTTCAACTGGTATTTTAAACTCGGGAATAAACGTGGCTGTCTGCAAGAGTGAGATTAAacaagctgaagaaaataacCAGAATGGGCTGGAAGATGTTATTCAGACAGATGACAACATGGAGATTTGTACTCCGGATCGTAACTCGCCAGGGAAGGTGGATGTGGATGTATTGTCTCCTGTCATTCTCACTGCTAAACCTTTAAATGCTGGTGTAAAAAAAGAGTTGCAGGTTGAGACCCCTGAGCAAGATGCTGTCAAACTGGGAAACAACATAAGAGACTTTATTAatgttaaagaagaaaaagaaacgGGAAGGCAAGAAAATAACTCTGCCCCTGTGTCTGGTGCTAAAGACTGTAGTTCAAAAagtgacatttctgaaaatacacCAAGCAATATGGTAGACAATAAATGGAAACCTTTGCAAGGTGTTGGTAACTTAAAACCAACAACAATCAGTACGACCACGGAGGTTAAAAATGTACCATCAGCACCAGAGCCTAAACCAGCAGGTTTAAgaattgaaataaaagcaaaaaataaagtaagGCCTGGGTCTCTCTTTGATGAAGTGAGGAAAACAGCCCGGCTAAATCGTCGGCCAAGGAACCAAGAAAGTTCCAGTGAGGAGGAATCTCCGAGCAGAGACGACAACAGCCCTTCCAGGAGTCTCAGCAGGTCACGAAGTAAATCTGAGTCTAAATCCAGACACAGAACCAGGTCCATATCCTACAGTCACTCGAGAAGTCGATCCCGAAGTTCTACATATTCATATAG GTCCAGGAGCTACTCGAGGagccggagccggggctggTACAGCCGAGATCGCTCCAGGAGCCGGAGTAGTTCCTACCACAGTTACAAGAGCCGTAG CCGGAGCTACAGCAGGAGCCGATCCCGGAGCAGCTCCTATGGTCACCACAGTCGATCCAG CAGGTCCTACACCTATGACAGTTACTACAGCAGGAGTCGGAGCAGGAGCAAGAGGAGCGACAGCTACCGGAGATCTCGGAGCTACGACCGGAGATCCAG gTCCTACGGCTCCGACAGCGACAGCGATCGCAGCTACTCCAACAACAGGAGCCCCAGTGAGAGCAGCAGATACAGCTGA
- the NKTR gene encoding NK-tumor recognition protein isoform X10: MANRGKHTNGSQFFITTKPAPHLDGVHVVFGLVISGFEVIEQIENLKTDTASRPYADVRVIDCGVLLTSSAKDALEKKKKVCSDSEASESSSSASSSSESSSESEAENERSRRKKRKRRAKTKQSRKRRKEERKKEDPRCKRTSSQRRSLSDKSDVADKVDLSTKRDKPVVRPEEIPPVPENRFLLRRDVPVVNVEPEPKLLDAAPVLTDQKPSVSKSGRKIKGRGTIRYHTPPRSRSCSESDDEESSETPPHWKEEMQRLRTYRAPSGEKWSKGDKLSDPCTSRWDERSASRRSRSWSHNGYADLSTVRYSSHHKKHRKEKKKVKHKKKSKKQKHFKKHKQTKKKKTSASSDVESSHSFHRRTKSSCDRERKSRSSSLSSRRSSRRDWSKSDKEDQSLSSLSSRGSRSYYRSRSRSRSKSRSYTRRSSRSRSASKSSRSRSRSRSSSNPRQQKTVPSSPRNISARLNDTKLTKTAEPVRAVMLPSDKVIVPPVVPENLPVIPLSDSPPPSRWKPGQKPWKPSYERIQEMKAKTTHLIPTQTNYNLVVIKEANTSSSYRKQERSSESDRSGYSKGRSDRSSESWPRSRSRSSRSRSYSRSYSRSRSPSSSRTKSPSSGRSPSPSKYRSDRSGYSESTSDYSLSDEDRRRNKRKSTSSDPKARGLKLRQEASSDSTLPYKHPKDYDESSQGLKESDSLSSSDFSSDSERSAKAKAVQEKEGRFPLEGDAEKQDKNSLSSERGEEKAKGERDSDLSKKKAAKEKCSEQPRGGAKTKRKSYSGSKWDSESNSERGEAKHNRGDSRPSSGKEEGEATSGSDTELSVTKRIKKQSNSSEGIVGSDCAWKTSKRLSSSESESSCSSSADTRSKLKKHKHGLKKTPKKSHSKKAKEKSKGKKEKKHKVQKRKEMFHWQPPLEFGEEEDDEINEKPVTKDDKKEKQLSRDIKDKKQVYEKDEIITDKMGNGEKSCVNENLLDKNTTCGASPDRSNLNKEPIETSTSTGILNSGINVAVCKSEIKQAEENNQNGLEDVIQTDDNMEICTPDRNSPGKVDVDVLSPVILTAKPLNAGVKKELQVETPEQDAVKLGNNIRDFINVKEEKETGRQENNSAPVSGAKDCSSKSDISENTPSNMVDNKWKPLQGVGNLKPTTISTTTEVKNVPSAPEPKPAGLRIEIKAKNKVRPGSLFDEVRKTARLNRRPRNQESSSEEESPSRDDNSPSRSLSRSRSKSESKSRHRTRSISYSHSRSRSRSSTYSYRSRSYSRSRSRGWYSRDRSRSRSSSYHSYKSRSRSYSRSRSRSSSYGHHSRSSRSYTYDSYYSRSRSRSKRSDSYRRSRSYDRRSRSYGSDSDSDRSYSNNRSPSESSRYS, from the exons ATGGCAAACCGAGGGAAACATACCAATGGTTCCCAATTTTTCAT aacaacaaaacctGCTCCTCATCTCGATGG CGTGCACGTTGTCTTTGGACTGGTTATTTCTGGCTTTGAAGTCATAGAGCAGATAGAAAATCTCAAAACCGATACTGCCAGCAGGCCCTACGCAGACGTGCGAGTCATTGACTGCGGGGTGCTGCTCACCAGCTCAGCTAAGGATG CtttggagaagaagaagaaagtttgCTCTGACTCAGAAGCCTCAGAGTCCTCTTCCAGTGCATCCAGCTCTTCAGAATCCTCATCTGAGAGTGAGGCTGAGAatgaaaggagcaggaggaaaaagaggaaaagaagagctAAAACCAAACAGTCCAGGAAAcgaaggaaggaggagaggaagaaggaggatCCAAGGTGCAAGCGAACCTCAAGCCAAAGACG CAGCCTTTCTGACAAGAGCGATGTCGCAGACAAAGTCGACCTTAGCACCAAGCGGGACAAGCCCGTGGTACGTCCTGAAGAAATCCCCCCAGTGcctgaaaatagatttttgctCAGAAGAGATGTGCCTGTTGTCAATGTAGAGCCTGAACC GAAGCTTCTTGATGCTGCACCAGTTCTGACTGACCAGAAACCATCAGTCTCTAAGTCTGGACGAAAAATTAAAGGAAGAGGCACAATA CGCTATCACACCCCGCCGCGGTCGCGCTCCTGCTCCGAGTCAGACGATGAGGAGAGCAGCGAGACCCCTCCCCACTGGAAGGAGGAGATGCAGAGACTGCGGACGTACCGAGCACCCAGCGGGGAGAAGTGGAGCAAAGGAGACAA gttGAGTGACCCCTGTACCAGCAGGTGGGATGAGAGGAGTGCATCCCGGAGATCCAGGTCTTGGTCCCATAACGGTTATGCTGATCTAAGCACTGTGAGATACTCCAGCCATCACAAGAAgcacaggaaagagaagaagaaggtgaagcataaaaagaaatctaaaaagcagaaacatttcaagaagcacaagcaaacaaagaaaaagaaaacatcagccTCATCAGATGTAGAATCCTCACATTCCTTCCACAGGAGGACAAAATCATCTTGTGATCGTGAGAGGAAATCTCGTTCTTCCTCATTGTCTTCCAGGCGTTCATCCAGGAGAGACTGGTCTAAATCTGATAAGGAAGACCAGAGCTTGTCATCTTTATCAAGCAGAGGATCTCGATCGTACTACAGGTCCAGATCCAGGTCTAGATCTAAATCAAGATCTTACACCAGAAGAAGTTCTAGATCAAGATCAGCCTCTAAATCATCACGATCTCGAAGTAGGTCACGGTCAAGTTCTAACCCCAGGCAGCAAAAGACTGTTCCCAGTTCTCCACGAAATATTTCAGCACGGTTAAATGACACTAAGCTGACCAAGACTGCTGAGCCTGTCCGAGCAGtgatgctgcccagtgacaaaGTTATCGTGCCACCAGTTGTCCCAGAAAACCTCCCTGTCATACCCTTAAGTGACAGTCCCCCACCTTCAAGGTGGAAACCTGGGCAGAAACCGTGGAAGCCATCGTATGAGCGAATTCAGGAGATGAAAGCTAAAACAACCCACTTAATTCCCACCCAAACTAATTACAATTTAGTGGTCATTAAGGAGGCCAACACTTCTTCCTCCTATCgcaagcaggagaggagctccGAGAGCGATCGGAGCGGTTATTCCAAAGGCCGCAGCGACAGGAGCTCGGAGAGCTGGCCGAGGTCCAGGAGCAGGTCCTCTCGAAGCCGCTCCTACTCGAGATCTTACTCAAGGTCTAGAAGCCCGTCGAGCTCGAGGACAAAATCTCCTTCTTCTGGCCGGTCACCGTCCCCGAGTAAATACCGCAGTGACAGGTCGGGGTACAGCGAGTCCACGTCTGACTATTCCCTCAGCGATGAGGACAGGCGCAGGAACAAAAGGAAATCCACATCCAGCGATCCCAAAGCTCGGGGCCTCAAACTGAGGCAGGAAGCGAGCTCTGATAGCACTTTGCCTTACAAGCATCCAAAGGACTACGATGAGTCTTCCCAAGGGTTGAAGGAGAGTGACAGTTTGTCATCCTCAGACTTCTCCTCCGACAGCGAGCGCTCCGCCAAAGCCAAAGCGGTCCAAGAAAAAGAAGGCCGCTTTCCGTTAGAAGGGGATGCTGAGAAACAGGATAAAAATAGCTTAAGTTCTgagagaggggaggagaaagcCAAGGGTGAGCGGGATTCTGATCTCTCCAAAAAGAAAGCAGCTAAGGAGAAATGCTCGGAGCAGCCCAGAGGCGGTGCAAAAACGAAACGCAAATCCTACTCAGGTAGCAAATGGGACTCGGAGTCAAACTCTGAAAGAGGAGAGGCAAAGCATAACAGGGGGGATTCCAGACCCTCCTCTGGGAAAGAAGAAGGAGAGGCCACCTCAGGGTCTGACACGGAGCTTAGTGTTAccaaaaggataaaaaaacaATCCAATTCCTCAGAGGGCATTGTGGGTTCTGACTGCGCATGGAAGACGAGCAAACGGTTGTCATCTTCTGAGTCTGAGAGTTCTTGTTCTAGCTCAGCAGACACTCGAAGCAAGttgaaaaaacacaaacatgGGTTGAAAAAGACTCCTAAAAAATCACAttccaaaaaagcaaaagaaaaatcgaaaggcaaaaaggagaaaaaacacaaagtccagaaaagaaaagaaatgtttcattggCAGCCCCCCCTTGAGTttggagaagaagaagatgatgaGATAAATGAAAAGCCGGTTACCAAGgatgataaaaaagaaaagcagcttagCAGGGACATAAAGGATAAAAAACAAGTTTATGAAAAGGATGAAATAATCACAGATAAAATGGGGAATGGTGAAAAGTCATGTGTGAATGAAAACCTTTTAGATAAAAACACCACATGTGGGGCCTCGCCAGATCGCAGCAACCTTAATAAAGAGCCCATTGAAACAAGCACTTCAACTGGTATTTTAAACTCGGGAATAAACGTGGCTGTCTGCAAGAGTGAGATTAAacaagctgaagaaaataacCAGAATGGGCTGGAAGATGTTATTCAGACAGATGACAACATGGAGATTTGTACTCCGGATCGTAACTCGCCAGGGAAGGTGGATGTGGATGTATTGTCTCCTGTCATTCTCACTGCTAAACCTTTAAATGCTGGTGTAAAAAAAGAGTTGCAGGTTGAGACCCCTGAGCAAGATGCTGTCAAACTGGGAAACAACATAAGAGACTTTATTAatgttaaagaagaaaaagaaacgGGAAGGCAAGAAAATAACTCTGCCCCTGTGTCTGGTGCTAAAGACTGTAGTTCAAAAagtgacatttctgaaaatacacCAAGCAATATGGTAGACAATAAATGGAAACCTTTGCAAGGTGTTGGTAACTTAAAACCAACAACAATCAGTACGACCACGGAGGTTAAAAATGTACCATCAGCACCAGAGCCTAAACCAGCAGGTTTAAgaattgaaataaaagcaaaaaataaagtaagGCCTGGGTCTCTCTTTGATGAAGTGAGGAAAACAGCCCGGCTAAATCGTCGGCCAAGGAACCAAGAAAGTTCCAGTGAGGAGGAATCTCCGAGCAGAGACGACAACAGCCCTTCCAGGAGTCTCAGCAGGTCACGAAGTAAATCTGAGTCTAAATCCAGACACAGAACCAGGTCCATATCCTACAGTCACTCGAGAAGTCGATCCCGAAGTTCTACATATTCATATAG GTCCAGGAGCTACTCGAGGagccggagccggggctggTACAGCCGAGATCGCTCCAGGAGCCGGAGTAGTTCCTACCACAGTTACAAGAGCCGTAG CCGGAGCTACAGCAGGAGCCGATCCCGGAGCAGCTCCTATGGTCACCACAGTCGATCCAG CAGGTCCTACACCTATGACAGTTACTACAGCAGGAGTCGGAGCAGGAGCAAGAGGAGCGACAGCTACCGGAGATCTCGGAGCTACGACCGGAGATCCAG gTCCTACGGCTCCGACAGCGACAGCGATCGCAGCTACTCCAACAACAGGAGCCCCAGTGAGAGCAGCAGATACAGCTGA